In Bacteroidales bacterium, a single genomic region encodes these proteins:
- a CDS encoding four helix bundle protein, with protein sequence MINDKVKYDLQERLIDFAIDIIHFIESFPNTKSANHIGGQVLRSGTSPAFNYGEAQSAESRRDFIHKMKVCLKELRETQVGLKMIHRFKIAKSQQEVECLLKECGELVFPSTRDKVN encoded by the coding sequence ATGATAAATGATAAAGTAAAGTATGATTTACAGGAACGATTGATAGATTTCGCAATAGATATTATTCATTTTATTGAATCTTTTCCCAATACCAAATCTGCAAATCACATTGGGGGACAAGTTCTTCGTTCTGGAACATCTCCTGCATTCAATTATGGGGAAGCACAAAGCGCTGAATCAAGACGTGACTTCATTCATAAAATGAAGGTTTGTCTGAAAGAATTGAGGGAAACGCAGGTGGGTCTTAAAATGATTCATCGTTTTAAAATTGCGAAATCCCAACAAGAAGTTGAATGTTTGCTTAAGGAATGTGGCGAATTAGTATTCCCGAGTACTCGGGATAAAGTCAATTGA